From Polyodon spathula isolate WHYD16114869_AA chromosome 24, ASM1765450v1, whole genome shotgun sequence, one genomic window encodes:
- the LOC121298564 gene encoding 40S ribosomal protein S27-like isoform X2, with amino-acid sequence MPLAKDLLHPSLDEEKRLHKKKRLVQSPNSYFMDVKCPGCYKITTVFSHAQTVVLCVGCSTVLCQPTGGKARLTEGCSFRRKLH; translated from the exons ATGCCT CTGGCGAAAGACCTACTGCATCCTTCTCTTGATGAGGAAAAGAGGCTGCATAAAAAGAAGCGGTTGGTCCAGAGCCCTAATTCTTACTTCATGGATGTGAAATGTCCTg GCTGCTACAAGATCACCACAGTGTTTAGCCATGCCCAGACGGTAGTACTGTGCGTAGGCTGTTCCACAGTGCTCTGCCAGCCTACAGGAGGAAAGGCCAGGCTGACGGAGG GTTGCTCATTCAGGAGAAAACTACACTAA
- the LOC121299333 gene encoding dnaJ homolog subfamily A member 4-like isoform X2, whose translation MKCSPWMTPFRLMKFKLISQAYEVLSDPQKRDLYDQGGEQAIKEGGMGGRGFSSPMDIFNMFFGGGGRMNRERRGKNVVHQLSVSLEDMYNGRTRKLELQKKVICEKCNGYGGKKGTLEKCCDCKGQGVKIQVKQIGPGMIQQIQSMCEECQGQGERFSSKDRCKKCNGLKVERKKKILEVHVDKGMKDEQKITFHGEGDQEPGLEPGDVIIILDQKEHPVFQRHGDNLIMKMEIQLVEALCGFKKTIGTLDNRKLLINSSPGKVIKHNDIKCVQNEGMPIYRAPYEKGQLIIQFLVTFPENGWLPKHMLPQLEALLPPREDLMLVDDMEEVDLVEVEHGSHHSHKYRGEAYQEEDEERTLNSGVQCQTQ comes from the exons ATGAAATGTAGTCCATGGATGACCCCATTTCGCCTGATGAAG TTCAAACTTATATCTCAGGCCTATGAAGTTTTGTCGGACCCACAGAAGCGAGACCTTTATGACCAGGGAGGAGAACAGGCTATCAAAGAAGGTGGAATGGGAGGAAGAGGTTTCTCCTCCCCAATGGACATTTTCAACATGTTCTTTGGGGGGGGAGGCAGGATGaacagggagaggagag GAAAGAATGTTGTGCACCAGCTGTCCGTGTCACTGGAAGACATGTACAATGGTAGAACAAGGAAGCTTGAACTCCAAAAGAAGGTCATCTGTGAGAAATGCAATG GTTATGGGGGTAAAAAGGGAACATTGGAGAAGTGCTGTGACTGTAAAGGACAAGGTGTTAAGATCCAGGTCAAACAGATTGGACCTGGAATGATTCAGCAGATCCAGTCAATGTGTGAAGAATGCCAAGGACAAGGGGAGAGGTTCAGCTCCAAAGACAGATGCAAAAAGTGCAATGGTCTCAAAGTGGAACGGAAAAAAAAGATACTTGAAGTTCATGTAGACAAAG GTATGAAGGATGAGCAGAAAATCACATTCCATGGAGAGGGGGATCAGGAACCAGGATTAGAACCTGGTGACGTCATCATTATCCTTGATCAGAAGGAGCACCCTGTGTTTCAGAGGCACGGAGACAATCTGATCATGAAAATGGAAATCCAGCTAGTGGAGGCACTCTGCGGGTTCAAAAAGACAATCGGAACCCTTGACAACAGAAAACTCTTGATTAACTCAAGTCCAG GTAAGGTGATAAAACACAATGACATAAAATGTGTCCAGAATGAAGGGATGCCAATTTATAGAGCTCCATATGAGAAAGGACAGCTAATCATACAGTTCTTG GTAACATTCCCAGAAAATGGCTGGCTTCCAAAGCACATGCTACCTCAGCTGGAGGCCTTGCTTCCTCCAAGGGAGGACTTGATGCTTGTAGATGACATGGAGGAGGTTGACCTAGTTGAAGTGGAACATGGCTCCCATCATAGTCATAAATATAGAGGAGAGGCATACcaagaagaagatgaagaaagAACACTAAATTCAGGTGTTCAATGCCAAACTCAATAA
- the LOC121298564 gene encoding 40S ribosomal protein S27-like isoform X1: protein MPLAKDLLHPSLDEEKRLHKKKRLVQSPNSYFMDVKCPGCYKITTVFSHAQTVVLCVGCSTVLCQPTGGKARLTEGSSFRVPALYK, encoded by the exons ATGCCT CTGGCGAAAGACCTACTGCATCCTTCTCTTGATGAGGAAAAGAGGCTGCATAAAAAGAAGCGGTTGGTCCAGAGCCCTAATTCTTACTTCATGGATGTGAAATGTCCTg GCTGCTACAAGATCACCACAGTGTTTAGCCATGCCCAGACGGTAGTACTGTGCGTAGGCTGTTCCACAGTGCTCTGCCAGCCTACAGGAGGAAAGGCCAGGCTGACGGAGGGTAG CTCATTCAGAGTCCCTGCACTGTATAAGTAG
- the LOC121299333 gene encoding dnaJ homolog subfamily A member 4-like isoform X1 — translation MVRETAYYDILGVNTSASPEEIKKAYRKLALKFHPDKNPNEGERFKLISQAYEVLSDPQKRDLYDQGGEQAIKEGGMGGRGFSSPMDIFNMFFGGGGRMNRERRGKNVVHQLSVSLEDMYNGRTRKLELQKKVICEKCNGYGGKKGTLEKCCDCKGQGVKIQVKQIGPGMIQQIQSMCEECQGQGERFSSKDRCKKCNGLKVERKKKILEVHVDKGMKDEQKITFHGEGDQEPGLEPGDVIIILDQKEHPVFQRHGDNLIMKMEIQLVEALCGFKKTIGTLDNRKLLINSSPGKVIKHNDIKCVQNEGMPIYRAPYEKGQLIIQFLVTFPENGWLPKHMLPQLEALLPPREDLMLVDDMEEVDLVEVEHGSHHSHKYRGEAYQEEDEERTLNSGVQCQTQ, via the exons ATGGTTCGAGAAACTGCTTACTATGACATTCTGGGTGTAAATACCAGCGCGTCACCAGAAGAAATAAAGAAGGCGTATAGAAAACTTGCTTTAAAATTCCATCCTGACAAGAACCCCAACGAAGGTGAAAGG TTCAAACTTATATCTCAGGCCTATGAAGTTTTGTCGGACCCACAGAAGCGAGACCTTTATGACCAGGGAGGAGAACAGGCTATCAAAGAAGGTGGAATGGGAGGAAGAGGTTTCTCCTCCCCAATGGACATTTTCAACATGTTCTTTGGGGGGGGAGGCAGGATGaacagggagaggagag GAAAGAATGTTGTGCACCAGCTGTCCGTGTCACTGGAAGACATGTACAATGGTAGAACAAGGAAGCTTGAACTCCAAAAGAAGGTCATCTGTGAGAAATGCAATG GTTATGGGGGTAAAAAGGGAACATTGGAGAAGTGCTGTGACTGTAAAGGACAAGGTGTTAAGATCCAGGTCAAACAGATTGGACCTGGAATGATTCAGCAGATCCAGTCAATGTGTGAAGAATGCCAAGGACAAGGGGAGAGGTTCAGCTCCAAAGACAGATGCAAAAAGTGCAATGGTCTCAAAGTGGAACGGAAAAAAAAGATACTTGAAGTTCATGTAGACAAAG GTATGAAGGATGAGCAGAAAATCACATTCCATGGAGAGGGGGATCAGGAACCAGGATTAGAACCTGGTGACGTCATCATTATCCTTGATCAGAAGGAGCACCCTGTGTTTCAGAGGCACGGAGACAATCTGATCATGAAAATGGAAATCCAGCTAGTGGAGGCACTCTGCGGGTTCAAAAAGACAATCGGAACCCTTGACAACAGAAAACTCTTGATTAACTCAAGTCCAG GTAAGGTGATAAAACACAATGACATAAAATGTGTCCAGAATGAAGGGATGCCAATTTATAGAGCTCCATATGAGAAAGGACAGCTAATCATACAGTTCTTG GTAACATTCCCAGAAAATGGCTGGCTTCCAAAGCACATGCTACCTCAGCTGGAGGCCTTGCTTCCTCCAAGGGAGGACTTGATGCTTGTAGATGACATGGAGGAGGTTGACCTAGTTGAAGTGGAACATGGCTCCCATCATAGTCATAAATATAGAGGAGAGGCATACcaagaagaagatgaagaaagAACACTAAATTCAGGTGTTCAATGCCAAACTCAATAA
- the LOC121299333 gene encoding dnaJ homolog subfamily A member 4-like isoform X3 — protein sequence MGGRGFSSPMDIFNMFFGGGGRMNRERRGKNVVHQLSVSLEDMYNGRTRKLELQKKVICEKCNGYGGKKGTLEKCCDCKGQGVKIQVKQIGPGMIQQIQSMCEECQGQGERFSSKDRCKKCNGLKVERKKKILEVHVDKGMKDEQKITFHGEGDQEPGLEPGDVIIILDQKEHPVFQRHGDNLIMKMEIQLVEALCGFKKTIGTLDNRKLLINSSPGKVIKHNDIKCVQNEGMPIYRAPYEKGQLIIQFLVTFPENGWLPKHMLPQLEALLPPREDLMLVDDMEEVDLVEVEHGSHHSHKYRGEAYQEEDEERTLNSGVQCQTQ from the exons ATGGGAGGAAGAGGTTTCTCCTCCCCAATGGACATTTTCAACATGTTCTTTGGGGGGGGAGGCAGGATGaacagggagaggagag GAAAGAATGTTGTGCACCAGCTGTCCGTGTCACTGGAAGACATGTACAATGGTAGAACAAGGAAGCTTGAACTCCAAAAGAAGGTCATCTGTGAGAAATGCAATG GTTATGGGGGTAAAAAGGGAACATTGGAGAAGTGCTGTGACTGTAAAGGACAAGGTGTTAAGATCCAGGTCAAACAGATTGGACCTGGAATGATTCAGCAGATCCAGTCAATGTGTGAAGAATGCCAAGGACAAGGGGAGAGGTTCAGCTCCAAAGACAGATGCAAAAAGTGCAATGGTCTCAAAGTGGAACGGAAAAAAAAGATACTTGAAGTTCATGTAGACAAAG GTATGAAGGATGAGCAGAAAATCACATTCCATGGAGAGGGGGATCAGGAACCAGGATTAGAACCTGGTGACGTCATCATTATCCTTGATCAGAAGGAGCACCCTGTGTTTCAGAGGCACGGAGACAATCTGATCATGAAAATGGAAATCCAGCTAGTGGAGGCACTCTGCGGGTTCAAAAAGACAATCGGAACCCTTGACAACAGAAAACTCTTGATTAACTCAAGTCCAG GTAAGGTGATAAAACACAATGACATAAAATGTGTCCAGAATGAAGGGATGCCAATTTATAGAGCTCCATATGAGAAAGGACAGCTAATCATACAGTTCTTG GTAACATTCCCAGAAAATGGCTGGCTTCCAAAGCACATGCTACCTCAGCTGGAGGCCTTGCTTCCTCCAAGGGAGGACTTGATGCTTGTAGATGACATGGAGGAGGTTGACCTAGTTGAAGTGGAACATGGCTCCCATCATAGTCATAAATATAGAGGAGAGGCATACcaagaagaagatgaagaaagAACACTAAATTCAGGTGTTCAATGCCAAACTCAATAA